A single region of the Salvia splendens isolate huo1 chromosome 18, SspV2, whole genome shotgun sequence genome encodes:
- the LOC121777597 gene encoding DNA-directed RNA polymerase III subunit RPC8-like isoform X1, translated as MFFLSEIEHTLMLPPHLLNRPLDEAIKEQLDLIFLDKVIDKQGLCVSVYDIRSISGGFILPGDGASTYTVKFRLVMFRPFVGEIITARLKESTVDGLRLSLGFFDDIYVPVPFLFSPNRNEPVPGHRNRVNWIWNYMDEDYSVDAEDEIMFKVHDVSYPPIPLEPKDVKPFAPMVVTGSLDMDGLGPTSWWG; from the exons ATGTTTTTCCTGAGTGAAATAGAGCACACTTTGATGTTGCCTCCTCACCTCCTCAATCGACCCCTCGATGAAGCCATTAAAGAGCAGCTCGACTTAATCTTCCTCGAtaag GTTATTGATAAACAGGGCTTATGTGTAAGTGTGTACGATATTCGCTCAATTAGTGGCGGATTCATACTTCCTGGTGATGGGGCTTCAACTTACACG GTGAAGTTTAGGCTGGTAATGTTTCGTCCGTTTGTGGGAGAGATCATAACAGCTCGGCTTAAAGAATCTACGGTGGATGGTTTACGAT TGTCGCTTGGGTTTTTTGATGATATATATGTACCTGTCCCTTTTTTGTTCTCTCCTAACCGCAATGAACCAGTCCCAGGACACAG GAATAGGGTTAATTGGATCTGGAATTATATGGATGAGGATTACTCAGTGGATGCAGAGGATGAG ATAATGTTTAAAGTTCATGATGTGAGCTATCCGCCTATACCTTTAGAGCCGAAAGATGTCAAGCCATTTGCCCCCATGGTGGTCACT GGTTCTCTTGATATGGATGGTTTAGGCCCTACTTCATGGTGGGGGTGA
- the LOC121777597 gene encoding DNA-directed RNA polymerase III subunit RPC8-like isoform X2 has protein sequence MFFLSEIEHTLMLPPHLLNRPLDEAIKEQLDLIFLDKVKFRLVMFRPFVGEIITARLKESTVDGLRLSLGFFDDIYVPVPFLFSPNRNEPVPGHRNRVNWIWNYMDEDYSVDAEDEIMFKVHDVSYPPIPLEPKDVKPFAPMVVTGSLDMDGLGPTSWWG, from the exons ATGTTTTTCCTGAGTGAAATAGAGCACACTTTGATGTTGCCTCCTCACCTCCTCAATCGACCCCTCGATGAAGCCATTAAAGAGCAGCTCGACTTAATCTTCCTCGAtaag GTGAAGTTTAGGCTGGTAATGTTTCGTCCGTTTGTGGGAGAGATCATAACAGCTCGGCTTAAAGAATCTACGGTGGATGGTTTACGAT TGTCGCTTGGGTTTTTTGATGATATATATGTACCTGTCCCTTTTTTGTTCTCTCCTAACCGCAATGAACCAGTCCCAGGACACAG GAATAGGGTTAATTGGATCTGGAATTATATGGATGAGGATTACTCAGTGGATGCAGAGGATGAG ATAATGTTTAAAGTTCATGATGTGAGCTATCCGCCTATACCTTTAGAGCCGAAAGATGTCAAGCCATTTGCCCCCATGGTGGTCACT GGTTCTCTTGATATGGATGGTTTAGGCCCTACTTCATGGTGGGGGTGA